From one Neorhizobium galegae genomic stretch:
- a CDS encoding methyl-accepting chemotaxis protein, which translates to MLKNLKIKTKFLMAIAILAVISLAGLMYVTSRFSAANEAYSGFLQKESNAATFGPRGAAGMWTSTTWLSRALAQDPASAAFQDLSGRFSKEFAGARDRLTQIPALVPSRKAAIDELLAGADALKAVGDDLLKAHTAGEQEKVRALSAKLDQAIVDLSPKFGANNGAMAEILNNGAKTLSQSVSSTITYAICGMLLGIAIAAVLSMTIAHKGITAPMARLRERMASLAASQTEAAIDGLDRKDEIGEMAKAVAIFRDNALERTRLEREAEDNRGLSERERMERETQKTREAAEIKFAVDNLAEGLSHLSDGNVSYRIEKQFTATLDGVRNDFNASATKLQTALEQVAENARSIQAGSAEIKAAADDLAKRTEQQAASVEETAAALEEITTTVKDATKRAQEAGALVARTRSGAENSGEVVQRAVKAMEQIEKSSGEISNIIGVIDDIAFQTNLLALNAGVEAARAGDAGKGFAVVAQEVRELAQRSAKAAKEIKALITTSNEQVNAGVQLVGQTGQALVTIVSEVQEINRHVNAIVESAQEQSSGLQQINTAVNQMDQDTQKNAAMVEESTAASHGLARDAASLNELLAQFKLPGQRHVPRPADRRDTPAASPARNLARKVATAFSGGSAAAAVNNDWQEF; encoded by the coding sequence ATGCTCAAGAATTTAAAGATTAAGACAAAATTTCTCATGGCGATTGCCATCCTCGCGGTCATTTCCCTTGCAGGCCTGATGTATGTCACCAGCAGGTTCAGCGCCGCCAACGAGGCTTATTCCGGCTTCCTGCAGAAGGAAAGCAATGCGGCGACCTTCGGACCCCGCGGCGCTGCCGGCATGTGGACCTCGACGACATGGCTGAGCCGCGCGCTGGCCCAGGACCCGGCAAGCGCGGCTTTCCAGGATCTTTCCGGCCGGTTTTCCAAGGAATTTGCGGGCGCCCGTGACCGGTTGACCCAGATCCCGGCGCTGGTGCCGAGCCGCAAGGCTGCGATCGACGAACTGCTTGCCGGTGCAGACGCACTGAAGGCGGTCGGCGACGATCTTCTCAAGGCCCATACCGCAGGCGAGCAGGAAAAAGTCCGCGCGCTCTCCGCCAAGCTCGACCAGGCGATCGTCGATCTTTCGCCGAAATTCGGCGCCAACAACGGCGCCATGGCCGAAATCCTCAACAACGGCGCCAAGACGTTGAGCCAATCGGTCTCCAGCACGATCACCTATGCGATCTGCGGCATGCTTCTAGGCATCGCGATCGCGGCCGTGCTGTCCATGACAATAGCCCATAAGGGCATCACCGCGCCGATGGCCCGCCTGCGTGAGCGTATGGCTTCGCTGGCTGCCAGTCAGACGGAAGCCGCCATCGACGGCCTCGACCGCAAGGACGAAATCGGCGAGATGGCCAAGGCCGTTGCGATCTTCCGCGACAACGCGCTGGAGCGCACACGCCTGGAACGGGAAGCCGAAGACAATCGCGGCCTGTCCGAGCGCGAGCGCATGGAGCGCGAAACCCAGAAGACGCGCGAAGCCGCCGAGATCAAGTTCGCCGTCGACAATCTGGCGGAAGGCCTTAGCCATCTGTCCGATGGTAATGTGTCCTATCGCATCGAAAAGCAGTTCACCGCGACGCTGGACGGTGTCCGCAACGATTTCAACGCCTCGGCTACCAAGCTGCAGACGGCCCTGGAGCAGGTGGCAGAGAATGCCCGCAGCATCCAGGCCGGCTCGGCGGAGATCAAGGCAGCCGCCGATGATCTGGCCAAGCGCACCGAACAGCAGGCCGCTTCCGTCGAGGAAACCGCCGCGGCTCTCGAAGAAATCACCACCACCGTCAAGGACGCCACGAAGCGCGCTCAGGAGGCCGGCGCGCTGGTTGCCCGCACCCGCAGCGGCGCGGAAAACTCCGGCGAGGTCGTCCAGCGCGCCGTCAAGGCGATGGAACAGATCGAGAAGTCCTCGGGCGAGATTTCCAACATCATTGGCGTCATCGACGATATCGCCTTCCAGACCAATCTTCTGGCATTGAACGCCGGCGTCGAAGCGGCCCGGGCGGGCGATGCCGGCAAGGGCTTTGCCGTCGTCGCTCAGGAAGTGCGCGAACTCGCCCAGCGTTCCGCCAAGGCCGCCAAGGAGATCAAGGCGCTGATCACGACGTCCAACGAGCAGGTCAATGCCGGGGTGCAGCTGGTGGGCCAGACCGGACAGGCGCTGGTAACGATCGTTTCGGAAGTGCAGGAGATCAACCGGCACGTGAACGCGATCGTGGAGTCAGCCCAGGAACAGTCTTCGGGTCTTCAGCAGATCAACACGGCCGTCAACCAGATGGACCAGGATACCCAGAAGAATGCCGCGATGGTCGAGGAATCGACCGCCGCAAGCCATGGTCTCGCCCGGGATGCGGCATCGCTCAACGAACTGCTGGCCCAGTTCAAGCTGCCCGGTCAGCGCCACGTTCCGCGTCCGGCCGATCGCCGCGACACGCCGGCTGCCTCGCCGGCCCGCAATCTGGCCCGCAAGGTTGCCACTGCCTTCTCCGGCGGCTCCGCGGCCGCTGCGGTCAACAACGATTGGCAGGAGTTCTAG